The genomic segment GGATGATTGCTTATCCCCATGATGGAAGAATGACTGTACGAGGTTCTATGCAATGTCCATATTATGTTTATGGAGCAGTTTCAAAAGCATTGGGTTATGAAGCAAAGGATATACAAATAATTCAAGATGTTACTGGTGGAGGATTTGGAGGAAAAGAAGCATTTCCTTCAATACTTGCCTGCCAGGTTGCAGTTGCTGCTAAAAAGGCTAATAGACCTGTTAAGGTTATATTTGATAGAAGAGAAGACATGGAGTTTACTTCAAAACGTCATCCATCTATATCTACCTATAAGGTAGCTATTAAGAACGGTAAGATTACTGGCATGGACATTGATGTTTTATTTAATAGTGGTGCATACACTACACTTTCTCCAGTTGTTTTACAGCGTGGCTTAATTTGTGCAAACGGCGTATACCGTGTAGATAATCTCCGCGTTGAGGGACGTGCTGTTAAGACCAATACTGTACCTTGTGGCGCATACCGTGGATTTGGTGCACCACAGACTTTCTTTGCAGTAGAAATGATTATGGATCATATTGCAAAAGAAATGGGTGTTGATTCCCTTAAGCTTAAGGAAGAATATATTGTTAAACAAGGTGATTCTACGTCTACTAGTGGCAAATATCATTTCCATGTACCTCTACCTGAAATGATTGAGCAGATTGATAAACTTTGCAATTACCGTGCAAAACGAGATCAGTATAAGATTCAGAATGGCAGATATCGTAAAGGTATTGGAATGTCTTTATTTTTCCATGGATGTGGTTTTACTGGCAGTGGAGAACGTGATTTCATTAAAGCAGTTGCAAAAATAAGGAAAAATTCAGATGATACTGTAGATATTCTTGCAAGTAATTCAGATATAGGTCAAGGTCTTAAAACTACTTTCTCTAAAATTGTTGCGGATACTCTTGGCATTTCCTATGAACAAGTATTTATCAATAATCCAGACACAGATCTTGTTCCTGATTCAGGTCCAACTGTCGCAAGTCGTTCGCTTATGACAGTTGGAGAATTATTAAGGCGTGCAGCAGAGAGACTTAAGAAAGAATGGAAAGCAGGAGAAGTTCAAGTTATAGAAGAACATTTCGTTGAACCTGATTTTGTAATTCCATTTAGTCTTGATGAATTTAAGGGAGATGCATATCCAACTTATTCTTGGGGAGTAAATGCTATTGAAGTGGAAGTAGATACACTTACTGCCACTACAAAGATACTAGGAGCATGGGGCAGCTTTGATGTTGGTGTTCCTATTGACATGAATATTATACAAGGACAGATGCAGGGCGGGTTCCTTCAAGGGATTGGATATGCATCTATGGAACAGATGGATTACAACGATAAAGGTGTGATTAGAAATAATAGTTTTAGTGATTACATTATTCCTACAGCAGTAGATGTACCAAATTTAGTTACTAAAATAATGAATAATCCATATACACATGGTCCATATGGAGCAAAGGGTGCAGGTGAGCTACCTCTAGTAGGTGCAGCTCCAGCTTATGTTGAAGCTATGGAAAATGCCATTGGTGGAAATCTAAAGAAGGTTCCATTCACAACAGAAGATACAATGATGGTTTTACAGGAGGTGCATAAATAATGATAAAATTTATTCTTAATGGCAAAGAGGTCGCATCAAATTCTAAATCAAATGAGCGCTTACTAGATGTACTTAGAAATGAATTTCGTATTACTGGCGTAAAGTGCGGTTGTAAAGAAGGTGAATGTGGAGCTTGTTCTATAATTCTTGATGGCAGGTTAGTTAATTCTTGTATGGTGGCTATGGGTAGCATTGAAGGTAGTACTGTTGTCACTATTGAAGGCTATAGAGAAACTGAACGTTTTGCAGTTATTGATAAGGCATATGCATCAGTCAGTGCTGTACAGTGTGGTTTTTGTATTCCAGGCATGATCCTTGCAACTGAATGTATACTTAACAAGAATCCAAATCCTACAGAAGCAGAGATTCGCGAAGGTATTTCTGGAAATCTTTGTAGATGTACTGGGTATAATGCCATAGTTAAGGCTATTGGCATTGCAGCAAAGGAGGGGAAAGGATTATGGTAGATTGTTATAGACCAACATCTTTAAAAGAAGCATTGGACATCCTAGCAAAGGAAAGTGTTACGCCTTATGCTGGAGGTACTGATTTGATGATTAAACCAGATGAAAATGCCACATATTTATTCCTTGATAAAGTAGCAGAAATTAAAAATATTGTAGAAGATAAAGAATATATTCGTATTGGTGCAGCATGTACTTATACTGATATTATTGAAAATAAACTTATTCCAGCAGTATTGAAAGAAGCAGTTTCACAGATTGCAGCACCAGCAATTCGAAACATTGGTACTGTTGGTGGAAATATATGCAATGGTTCTCCAAAGGCTGATAGTGCACTGATCCTTTTTGCCACTGACTCTAAACTGCGTCTTGCAAATAACAGAGGGGAACGAGTAATTCCTATTTCTGACTTTTACCTTGGAAGAAAGAATACTGCGATTGAGAAAGATGAACTCCTTGTTGAGATTCTAATGAATAAAAATAATTTAAATAATTACTATTACAAGAAGGTTGGTGAAAGAAATGCTTTGGCAATTTCAAGAGTTTCTTTCGTTGGCATAATTAATATAGTTGATGATAAGGTCTTTAACTGTAGAACAGCATTTGGTGCAGTAAGTGATGTTGTTATAAGCCGTCCAGATATTGATGCAATGCTTATAGGAAAGACTGTTGAAGAAGCTAAGGCTCTCAAGGATAAGTATCTAGCAGCATACGAAAAGGAAATTGTTCCAATAAGGGGTAGAGTATCTGCAAAATATAGAAAAACTGTGTGTATGAATTTATTACGTGATTTTCTTGAAAGTAATGGAATTTAACTTATATAAGATTCTGGCATTAAGTGGAATTTTATTTAGGCGGGATTTGATTCCCGTCTGAATCTTAGTGGCTAGAGATAAGATAAAGTTAAATAGAATATAAGCATTTAATCTCAATAGGATTGAATGCTTTTTAGGCATATGAAAGAAAATAACAAGTCCAAAATGCCATGATTATTTTTTATCAAGCAAGGAAGTAGATTGTCTCATAGCGGGCTTATTAGGGCAATCTGCTGACGCAGGATGATGGAAAATAGGCGTAGCAGATGGACTCGTTATTTTTTGAATATGGCTCATTATTAAAATTGTTGATAAATAAGGATATATTCTAAACAGATATAATAATAATCCATAATATGTATTTTTAGGGTTTAATTATTTTATAAAAACGTGTAGAATAATATTGTATGAAAAGTAAAATATAACCAATTAGTCTGCGAGATCAAATTGGAATCTAATAACCAAAATATAAGATACTAATCAATTTGTTAAAGTTTGAATGATATGTACAAGCCTATTTGAGTTTTGTGGAAGAATAAGATAATACTACTTAAGTAGAGCAAGAGGTATAGATATGAAGAGTAAAGAGAAGAGAACAACAGGCGGTATAATTGTTGCCGCAGGAAAAACATCAGAAAGAAATGGATTAAATCCATTATTGAAAATTGGTTCTATTACTGTAGTAAAAAGAATTGTTTTAACTTTTCAAAAAGCTGGAATTTCACCAATTGTGGTGATTACTGGATATAAAGCTGAAGAAATAGAACATCATTTAGCTGATTATGGAGTTGTATTTTTGCGAAATGATCAATATGAAAACTCGCGAAAGTTCGATTCTGCAAAGATAGGACTAGATTTTTTACAGAATAAATGCGACCAGGTATTATTCACTCCAGTTAATATTCCTATGTTTACACCAGAGACGCTTCAAATGATGATAGAATATGATGAAAAATTACTTTCACCAGCATATCGTGGAAAATCTGGGCATCCCCTTTTGATATCGTCTGAATTGATTCCTAAAATTCTAAAATATAATGGGAATATGGGATTACGAGGAGCCATTGAAAATATTGGAGTTAAAAGACAATGGATAGATGTAGAAGATGAAGGTATTCTATATGATACTGATTATATTGACCGATTAGATCAACTTTTAATAAAACATAATAAACATATACTTCATCCCTTTGTTAAAATCAGCATTGAAAAAGAATCCTTGTTTTTTGATTCGAGAACAAAATTGCTTCTAATTCTGATTCAAGATACCCACTCTGTACGAAGTGCATGCAAACATATGGCATTATCTTATAGTAAAGCATGGAGTATGTTAAATCAGTTGGAACAAGAACTAGATTATGCAGTAGTTGAAAGAAAGCATGGTGGGAGCAATGGTGGAAAAACTTATCTTACAAAAGAAGGTACTGAATTTTTGGAAAAATATCAGCAATTTGAACAGAATGTACACCAGTTTGCAAAGAATGAATTTGAAAGGTTATTTTAGAAGTTGCAATTAATATTTAAAAAGTTTTTTGAAAAAAATTTTACTTATAATTCGTTATACTTATACAAAATTACCAAATAATGATGGAGGAACAAAAATGAAAAAGATTAAAACTACAGAAGCTGTAGGTAATGTAATTTGTCATGATATTACACAAATTATCAAAGGAGAAAAAAAAGATGTTGCGTTTAAAAAAGGGCACATTGTTACTGAAGAAGATATTCCAGTTTTATTATCAATAGGTAAAGATAATCTTTATGTATGGGAAAAAAAGGAGGGGATGCTTCATGAAAATGAAGCAGCAGAAATTCTCTGTAAAATATGTAAAAGTGACTATATGAGTGCAACTAAGGTGAAGGAAGGCAAAATTGAACTAATTGCGGCAGAAGATGGCTTGTTTAAAATTGATATTGAAAAGCTTCGTAAAATAAATTCTCTTGGTGAAATGATGATTGCAACACGCCACAGTAATTTTCCTGTAAAAAAAGGTGATAAATTAGCAGGCACACGTATTATTCCTCTTGTAATTGAACAAAAGAAAATGGACGAGGCAGTTAAATTGGCCGGTGATAAACCATTAATGGAGATTCTTCCATTTATCCACAAAAAAGCAGGAATTGTAACTACAGGTAATGAGGTTTTCTATGGAAGAATTAAAGATACATTTGGGCCTGTTATTAGAGAAAAGCTTGCAGAATATAATGTTGAAGTTTTAGGACAGAAGATTCTGAGTGATGATCCTAAATTAATTACAGAAGCTATAAAGGATTTTATTAAAGAAGGTGCAGAATTAATAATATGTACAGGTGGAATGAGTGTAGACCCTGATGATACAACACCGACTGCAATTCAAAATACAGGTGCAAAGATTGTTTCCTATGGTGCTCCTGTGCTTCCAGGTGCAATGTTTTTACTAGCATATTATAATGGCACACTCCCAATTATTGGACTTCCAGGCTGCGTAATGTATGCTAAACGGACTATTTTTGATTTGGTTCTTCCAAGAGTTATGGTAAATGACAAAATAACTTTAGAGGATATCGCAAACCTTGGGCATGGTGGATTGTGTCTTTCATGCGATATTTGTACATTCCCTAATTGTGGTTTCGGGAAATAAGACTGACAAAGCTTAATTAAGTGAAACTTGATTAAGGTGGGATTTGATCCCCATATGAATCTTAGATAAATATTGCAAGGTCAACCTGAAAGTGTTCCTATGGCTTAATGTCTTTAATAAGTATTTAAAAATTATCTGTGATAAACTTGGCTGATATGAGGTGAATAAAATGGTAGATAGTAGTGGTAGAAATATTGAATACCTTAGAATTTCTGTTACAGATAGATGTAATCTTAGATGTGTATATTGTATGCCGGAATGTGGAATTGAAAACTTAGAACATGACGAAATACTTACTTTTAAGGAGATTATGCTAATAGTTAAAACTGTTTCACAGCTTGGTATTCACAAGGTCAAAATTACAGGCGGAGAACCATTAGTACGAAAGGGTATTGTAAATTTAGTTAGAAGAATCAAAGATATTGATGGGATTGAAGAGATAACAATGACCACAAATGGCGTACTTTTTGGTGACATGGCAGATAGTTTAGCAGAAGCTGGTCTTGATAGTGTAAATATCAGTCTTGATACATTAAATAGTACAAGCTTTAATAAAATTACTCGCAGAGACTGCTTAGATAAAGTGAAGCTTGGATTAAAAAAAGCAGTGGAGCTTGGATTGAAAACAAAAATAAATTGTGTCCCAATAGCTCAGTTAAATGGTGATGACTTAATAGATATATTGAAAATTGCTAAAGAAAATCCAATCGATGTGCGTTTTATAGAACTTATGCCTATTGGTTTTGGAAAAAGTTATTCACCTGTTTGTAATGAACAAATATTTGAGCAGATAGAACAAAATTTTGGAACTCTTCAGAACTCAAAAATTAAACATGGTAATGGACCAGCTGTGTATTATAACTTATCAGATTTTAAAGGAAGTATTGGCTTTATAAGTGCAATTTCAAATGAATTTTGCAATACTTGTAATCGTATTCGTTTGACTGCTGATGGAAATTTGAAATTATGTCTTCATTATAATAATGGAGTCGCACTAAAGCCTCTTCTACGTAGTGGAATAAGTAAAGAACAATTAAAAAGAGTTATTGAAAATACAATATATAATAAACCAAGTCACCATGGTTTTAATAGCAGTGACACGGAAAATATAGAATTAAAAAACATGGTTCAAATAGGAGGATAAATACTGTTGGAAAAGTTATAGCAGTATGCATCAATAGAATGAAAAACTTAGGGAGTATAAGATAGGAGAATAAGAAAAATGGAACTAACTCATATAAATGAAGAAGGAAGAGCAAGAATGGTTGATGTATCTGAAAAAATTGACACTGTACGGGAAGCAGTAGCAATTGGAACAGTTTCCATGAAAAGAGAAACCATTGAAAGAATAAAAGAAGGTACTATTTCAAAAGGGGATGTATTATCAGTAGCGCAGGTAGGAGGTATAATGGGTGCCAAAAATACTCCACAAATAATACCAATGTGCCATCCTATAATGATATCTGGCTGTGATATAAGTTTTCGAATTGACATTGAAAACAATAAAATTGAAATAACTGCAACTACTAAGACTGTAGGAAAGACAGGCATTGAGATGGAAGCCCTTACTGCTGTATCCACTGCAGCATTAACTATTTATGATATGTGTAAGGCTATTGATAGGGAAATGGTCATAAACAATATTATGCTTGTAAAAAAAAGTGGAGGGAAATCAGGCATATTTGAAAGGAAGGGATTATGATGAGTAAGGTTATTGCAGTGAATATAAGTGAGAAAAAAGGTGTTATAAAACATCCTATAGAAAAAGGTTTTTTTAGAGTTAATCATGGTCTCGATGGGGATGCTCATGCAGGAGAGTGGCATAGGCAGGTAAGTTTGCTTGGAATTGAAAGTATTGATAAAATGAAATCATCAGAAGCCGAAGGACTTACTCCAGGAAAGTTTGCTGAAAACATTACTACTGAGGGAATAGTTTTATATGAACTTCCTATAGGAACAAAGCTTAAAATTGGGGATGTTATGCTAGAAGTTACTCAGATAGGAAAGGAATGTCATTTGGGCTGCGAAATTAGAAAATTGGTAGGAGATTGTGTAATGCCTAGGGAAGGAATATTTACTAAAGTACTAGAAGAGGGGTATATTAAAGCTGGAGATAATATTATAATAGTTTAAAATAAGAAAAATAACAATTCAAGTGATATTTTTGAATTGTTATTTTTTTTTAACTATATTAAGCTATTCCATAACCATATTTTTCAAAGATCTTTTTACAAGTATCAGTAAATAAGAAATCTTCAAATGCTTTTGCGGCATCAGCATTTTTACTAGCCTTAATTATTCCGATTGGATATGTAATAGGTGAATGCTTGTCCCCTGCTATTGTTTCTATAATTTTAGCATCTTTACTGCTTAACGCATCACTTTTATATACAAATCCAACTTCAGCATTTCCAGAAGTCGACCAGGCAAGTACTTCTTTTACATCTTTTGCAAAAACAAGTTTTGATGAAATAGAATCTTTAATACCAAGCTTAGTGAAAACTTCATCAGCATATTGTCCAGCTGGTACACTTTTAGGTTCCCCAACAGCTATCTTTTTAACCTTATCACTTGTTAGATCAGAAAGACCGGTTATAGCAGTGTCTTTAGGTCCGACTAAAACTAAATCATTTTTAACTAAGTCTTTTTTAGTATTTTCAAGTAATAAAGATTTGCTGTCTAACGCTTTCATTTGGCTTTGACCAGCTGAAATGAAGATATCACAAGGGGCACCTTGTTCTATTTGTTGCTGTAGAGATCCAGAAGCACCATAGTTAACAGTTAAAGTAACATTTGGAGCAGTCTTTTTGTATTCGTCTTGTATATCTGTCAGTGCTTCTTTTAAACTAGCAGCAGCGGAAATGTTTAATTCTATTGAAGCTTCAGTAGCAGATTCCTTTTGTGGAGTAGTTGATGCCTTTTGAGCTCCGCAACCAATAAGTGACGTTGTTAATAAAACAGTTACTAAACTAAATAATCCTATTTTCTTTTTCATAAATAAAACCTCACATTCATAAAAATATTTCTATTATAATTATGTTTTGTTATGTTTGGATATGTTTCATTATGTTTTGCTTGTTGCTTATTATACTAGCATTTATTTATAAGAAAAACAATATGTAATTGTAAAAATAAGTACTTGAATAGAAATATTGACAAAATTATTAGGATATGATTATAATTAGCCTAATGGTAATGTGATGTTACATTATGTTTTATTAGATAAAGATCTCAAAGAAGAGATTACAGAAATGTATGAGCTTCTTTGAGATCTTTTTTTGCTTATGTTGAGAAAATATATAATTATGTAAAAGTAATATAGCTTGTAATATCACATCTCTATATTGCATTTGTCAGTTAGAAACAGTAATTACGTAATGTTATTGCTTCTACCCATAATCCTTTATAATTATTTCAAGATATTTTTGACTCAGTGTATTTATTGAAATAATAAAGGATTTTATAAATGTGATGCTGATGTAAAACTATTTTCGAATTGTATTGTGAAATGATAAAAATTAACATATAAGTAAAAATATTGTTGTAAATTAAGCTGGAATAATTTATAATGTACATAATCAATAGTAACATAACAACATTGATTGAATTTAACTTGGGGAGGAAATAAAAATGAAATTAAGTGCAAGAAACCAATTGGCAGGAAAAGTTGTTGAAATTAAAGAAGGGGCAGTAAATGCATCAGTAAAAATCGAGATTGCTGAAAATATTATAATATCATCAACTATCTCAATGGACGCAGTAAAGGAACTAGGATTAACAGTAGGATCAGAAGCTACAGCAGTAATTAAGGCAACATCAGTAATGGTTATGGCTTAGTTCTCTATAATCTTATACTACATATGAAATCATAATCAAAAGAGGATATCTTAAGCTAAGATATTCTCTTTTTTACTAGCAGACTACTATATATATTTAAATAAAAGGATATATATCAAAAAAATAATTCTTTACAATACTACAAGAATATAGTTATATGTGTGTATATTTATGATATCTATATGCAATGTTCGGAATCATTAATAATGATCTCAAAGAGGAGAATGCAGAAATGTAGAAAACTCTTTGAGATTTTTTGTTTATAAAAAATTAAATTATGATATCTAAGTAATGGTATCTTAAAAGGTTGAACAAGAATGGAGTGATTAATTTGAAATTTGTTACATTTTCTGGACCACCATCATCGGGCAAGACTTCAGTAATATTAAAGGTAATTGAGTGCTTAAAATCGGAACAAAGAAAATGTGGAGTTGTAAAATTTGACTGCCTTACAACTTTTGATGATTTACTTTATAAAAACGCAGGAATTGAAGTTATGGTAGGATTATCAGGAAATCTTTGCCCGGATCACTTTTATATCAGTAATATAGATGATTGTGTTAAATATGGAACAGAGAATGGGTTCGATTTGTTGATAAGCGAGAGTGCGGGGTTATGTAATAGGTGCTCACCTCATATTAAGGGTATTTTAGCAGTATGCGTAATAGATAGTCTGTCTGGAGTAAACACCCCTAAAAAGATTGGACCAATGTTAAAATATGCGGATATTATAGTAATTACAAAAGGTGACATAGTTTCTCAGGCTGAAAGAGAAGTGTTTAGTTTTATGGTAAAAGAGGCTAATTCCAAAGCAGAGATAGTGTATATTAATGGTCTTACTGGTCAGGGGGCTTATGAATTAAGCTTAAGCATAAAAAAAGCAAAATCTATTGAGAGTCTTGAAGGAGAGAAACTTAGATTTACAATGCCTTCAGCATTATGCTCTTATTGCCTTGGAGAAACAATAATAGGTGAAGATTACCAAACTGGAAACACAAAAAAAATAAATTTCCAAGAAATTAAAAGTAACAGAGAACTTAAAACGAGTTATTCTTTAGACAAAAATAGTGAAATATCTGAAATAGACTGCACAATAGTTAACTCATTAACAATTGTAGGAGGACATGATAAAGGTGGAAATAAAGAAGATATTGAACTTACAATTAAAGTAGGGGAAGTAATTTGCATAGTTGGACCTACAGGATCTGGTAAAAGTAGATTACTCGAAGATATAGAGTGTATTGCGAGTGGTGATACTCCAACTGGAAGAATTATAAAAATAAATGGAGAAAATTTAAATTGTAGCAGGCTGGTTGCAGAGCTTTCGCAGAATATGAATTTTGTAATGGATGTATCTGTAGAAGAATTTATAAGAATGCATGCAAAAAGCAGGAATGTTATAGAGATAAAAAGTATTACAGACAAAATAGTAAAATATGCAAATGAACTAGCAGGAGAAGAATTCACTGGGGATACACCGATAACTTCATTGAGCGGGGGGCAATCAAGGGCATTAATGATTGCAGATACAGCATTATTAAGCGCTTCCCCAATAGTACTAATTGATGAAATTGAAAATGCAGGGGTAGATAGAAGCAGGGCATTAGAACTTTTAGTTAAAGAAGGAAAAATAGTTTTTGTATCTACTCATGACCCTATATTAGCATTGCTTGGGGATAAGAGAATTGTGATAAAAAATGGTGCGATAAATAAAGTAATCACAACAGTTCCAAAGGAAAGAGATAATCTTAAGATTATGAAACAAATTGATAATAAAATGTTAGAACTCAGAAATGCCTTAAGAAGTGGAGAAGTAATAGATTGGGATATGAAAGAATATTTTCTATAGATATCCAAATGCTACTTTAGACTTACGCAATAGCCAACCGAAATTAGGTGAACTCTGTTGTTTCGGTTGCTATAGAATACAGTTGTGAATTTCTAACATCAGAAGTTGCGCCATTTATGCATGCTCCCGAGGCAAGCTCGTGACAAGCAAAAATGGAACATCTTCTTATTAAAAATAAGTGAAAAAAATATAAGATGGAGGTTAAAAATATGGGAAAAATGAAAAATATAATTGATAAATCAGAATACGATGTTCTTGGATTGTTACCGTGCCCTATAAAAGTGCCAATAGAAATTGGTTTTGATGAAATGATAAATAATTTAGAAAGTGAATGTGATTTTAAATATCTTGTTGAAGGTAATTCTAATTATGAGGTCATGTGGATGGATGAGTCTTCATATATTCCTAAAAAAGAGGAATTGCCAAAGATTATTATAAGTGCTGGAGTTAATAGTTTTTATAGAAAAGATTTTAGAGATAAGGCAATAGAAGAGAAATACTTTAAGGAAATCAAAAACATAGAAGATGGAAAATTAATTGAAAATGATTTTAGTGATCCAAAAGGTAATTATTATATAATGGCATTAAATCATTTAGTTATGGCAGTAGATTTAACTAAATTGAATAAAAGAAATATACCAACCTCGTGGGGAGACCTTTTGAATAGTTCATTTAAAAAAGAAGTTGCCATAAGAGGAAAGCGAGGAAAGTATTGTGAAACAACATTGCTAGCGATATATAAAGATTATGGTATGGATGGAATTATGAAATTAAAAGAACTTGTTGGCTTTGGCGGACATCCAGCTGAAATGGTAAAGAATGCAGGGAAAGGAATTGAGAATTCACCTACAATTAGTGTTATTCCCTATTTTTATGCAAGGCTTCTTAAAAATAATAAGAATGTTAAGATTGTTTGGCCTGAAGAAGGTGCAATAGTTAGTCCAGTGACATTATTAGTCCAAAATGATATTTCAAACATGTTGGAAAATGTAGTGAGTTATTTTACTAGTGAACAAGTACGAAATATATGCAAAGATGCAGCACTGCCTCATCCAATGGATTATTTAGAGTATTTAAAAGAAAACAATTATAAGTTAAATTGGTTGGGATGGGATTTTATAAGCAATAATTATATAAACAAATTACTTCCAAATTTAAATAAATGTTTCTAAATGCTAGAAATTCTCACCTCTAAATGTTAGAATAAATTATTATACGGAGGAGGGAAGTTCTATGAATAATGAAGAATCCCTAACGGCAGTAGATGTCGCTGAACTATTAAAGATAACTAAAAATACAGTATATGAAATGGTCAAAAGAGGTGAATTACCTGGATACAAAGTAGGGAAAAAGCTTAGAATTGATAAAAAGGATGTTGAGAATTACATCAATAGTCAAAAGGTAACAAAAGGTAGTAATAATCAGATTAAGATATTAATAGATGAGCCAGTAATAGAAGAAAATCTGAGTAATATAAAAAAAGCGGAAAATTCAAATGATATTATAATATCAGGACAAGATGTGATTTTAGATGTTTTAGCAGAAAAAATTAGGGAAAAGGCAAATGATATAAGGGTCCTTAGGTCTAATACAGGAAGCTACTCAGGTCTATATGACTTATATAATGATAAAATTTCTATATCGTCAGTACATTTGTGGGATGGAGATACTAATGAATATAATACTGCTTTTGTAAGGAAACTAGTTCCAGGTATATCTTGTTTAATTATAAACCTTGCTTACAGGAATGTTGGTTTTTATGTTCCAAAAGGAAATCCTAATAAAATAACTAATTGGAAGGACTTGATTAAACAAGATATATCCATGATAAATAGGGAAAAAGGTTCTGGAATAAGAATTTTGCTTGACGAGAAATTAAGAGTTAATAATATAAATAGAGAACAAATTAAAGGATATAATATTGAAAAACAATCCCACTCTGCAGTAGCAAGAAGTATTGCAAGAGGGGAAGGTAATGTTGGGATAGGAAATGAAAAGGCAGCTAATCAGGTTGATGGGATTGATTTTATTAAAATTCAGGAAGAAAGATATGACTTAGTTATCAAGGAATCTGATTTAAAATATCCCATATATCAACTTATAATTAGAACTATTCAAAGTGAAGAGTTTAAGAGGGAAATTGAAAGTTTAGGCGGATATGATTTAAAAGATATAGGCAAAATACTTGATAAAACATAAATAATGATATAGTATAAGATTAATATTATAATTTTATGCAAAGGCGCAGTAATTTTACTGTGCCTTTTTGTTATTAAAAAATAAGGTATATGAAAGAAAATAATAAATGATGATTGATTATTTTTTGAATATATCTAAATAAAGGAGTGATAGTATATGGATAAAATAGGAGTATTTTTAAACGAAAAAGATCTTATAAGTTCTTTTGAAGAAGCACGATATGTAAAAATATTTGCAAAAGAAAAACATTTGTGGAAAACAAAAAAAACTATTTTAATTAATAGGGCAGGTGGTGAAAAATCAATAAATGAAATCAGACAGGAATACAAAAATGTAATTAATGAAATGGATGATTGTAAAATTATAATAGTAAAAAAG from the Clostridium beijerinckii genome contains:
- a CDS encoding MOSC domain-containing protein — protein: MSKVIAVNISEKKGVIKHPIEKGFFRVNHGLDGDAHAGEWHRQVSLLGIESIDKMKSSEAEGLTPGKFAENITTEGIVLYELPIGTKLKIGDVMLEVTQIGKECHLGCEIRKLVGDCVMPREGIFTKVLEEGYIKAGDNIIIV
- a CDS encoding TOBE domain-containing protein, which gives rise to MKLSARNQLAGKVVEIKEGAVNASVKIEIAENIIISSTISMDAVKELGLTVGSEATAVIKATSVMVMA
- a CDS encoding ATP-binding cassette domain-containing protein; the encoded protein is MKFVTFSGPPSSGKTSVILKVIECLKSEQRKCGVVKFDCLTTFDDLLYKNAGIEVMVGLSGNLCPDHFYISNIDDCVKYGTENGFDLLISESAGLCNRCSPHIKGILAVCVIDSLSGVNTPKKIGPMLKYADIIVITKGDIVSQAEREVFSFMVKEANSKAEIVYINGLTGQGAYELSLSIKKAKSIESLEGEKLRFTMPSALCSYCLGETIIGEDYQTGNTKKINFQEIKSNRELKTSYSLDKNSEISEIDCTIVNSLTIVGGHDKGGNKEDIELTIKVGEVICIVGPTGSGKSRLLEDIECIASGDTPTGRIIKINGENLNCSRLVAELSQNMNFVMDVSVEEFIRMHAKSRNVIEIKSITDKIVKYANELAGEEFTGDTPITSLSGGQSRALMIADTALLSASPIVLIDEIENAGVDRSRALELLVKEGKIVFVSTHDPILALLGDKRIVIKNGAINKVITTVPKERDNLKIMKQIDNKMLELRNALRSGEVIDWDMKEYFL
- the modA gene encoding molybdate ABC transporter substrate-binding protein gives rise to the protein MKKKIGLFSLVTVLLTTSLIGCGAQKASTTPQKESATEASIELNISAAASLKEALTDIQDEYKKTAPNVTLTVNYGASGSLQQQIEQGAPCDIFISAGQSQMKALDSKSLLLENTKKDLVKNDLVLVGPKDTAITGLSDLTSDKVKKIAVGEPKSVPAGQYADEVFTKLGIKDSISSKLVFAKDVKEVLAWSTSGNAEVGFVYKSDALSSKDAKIIETIAGDKHSPITYPIGIIKASKNADAAKAFEDFLFTDTCKKIFEKYGYGIA
- the moaC gene encoding cyclic pyranopterin monophosphate synthase MoaC: MELTHINEEGRARMVDVSEKIDTVREAVAIGTVSMKRETIERIKEGTISKGDVLSVAQVGGIMGAKNTPQIIPMCHPIMISGCDISFRIDIENNKIEITATTKTVGKTGIEMEALTAVSTAALTIYDMCKAIDREMVINNIMLVKKSGGKSGIFERKGL
- the moaA gene encoding GTP 3',8-cyclase MoaA is translated as MVDSSGRNIEYLRISVTDRCNLRCVYCMPECGIENLEHDEILTFKEIMLIVKTVSQLGIHKVKITGGEPLVRKGIVNLVRRIKDIDGIEEITMTTNGVLFGDMADSLAEAGLDSVNISLDTLNSTSFNKITRRDCLDKVKLGLKKAVELGLKTKINCVPIAQLNGDDLIDILKIAKENPIDVRFIELMPIGFGKSYSPVCNEQIFEQIEQNFGTLQNSKIKHGNGPAVYYNLSDFKGSIGFISAISNEFCNTCNRIRLTADGNLKLCLHYNNGVALKPLLRSGISKEQLKRVIENTIYNKPSHHGFNSSDTENIELKNMVQIGG
- a CDS encoding ABC transporter substrate-binding protein codes for the protein MGKMKNIIDKSEYDVLGLLPCPIKVPIEIGFDEMINNLESECDFKYLVEGNSNYEVMWMDESSYIPKKEELPKIIISAGVNSFYRKDFRDKAIEEKYFKEIKNIEDGKLIENDFSDPKGNYYIMALNHLVMAVDLTKLNKRNIPTSWGDLLNSSFKKEVAIRGKRGKYCETTLLAIYKDYGMDGIMKLKELVGFGGHPAEMVKNAGKGIENSPTISVIPYFYARLLKNNKNVKIVWPEEGAIVSPVTLLVQNDISNMLENVVSYFTSEQVRNICKDAALPHPMDYLEYLKENNYKLNWLGWDFISNNYINKLLPNLNKCF